The Argentina anserina chromosome 3, drPotAnse1.1, whole genome shotgun sequence genome includes a region encoding these proteins:
- the LOC126787639 gene encoding protein CHUP1, chloroplastic-like: protein MREENPSETRARATKFSDQNQAPKSQNTKGNSNTSKLKSASSWGSHIVKGFGGDKKAKALSAVTSKKPPLMGCDLANPKPQMPLAPAHSRVKRSLIGDLSCNANQVHPQTYQTHRRQSSRDLFLELDHLRNLLQDSKEREFQLQAELSECKRNPRVLELEKELEEKRRELEGVVKKVEVLEEEKASLAEQLASISERSEEVLKRGEQECGVISASVSVEMEVLQLRRLNKELQLQKRNLACKLSTVTAQLASVAKDSESDIVEKIKAEASMLRHTNEDLCKQVEGLQMNRLNEVEELAYLRWVNSCLRNELQNSEKLQSPNSIDRSSKSAGDLSSRSNEYLEYKSVKRLNLVKKLRKWPIANEDLPNVDSSPDELLDKSWVDSDEGRSPRRRHSISGSKCFAEELVLTNKRRQSDGFMCPPEIEKDIEPVASQKYDLGMLQCHEIHKIPASFDVEKRALRIPNPPPRPSCSISSGTKADDSMKVPPPPPPPPPPPPKFSARTSTAGTVQRAPQVVEFYHSLMKRDSRKDSSTGGICDQPDVANVRSNMIGEIENRSSHLLAIKADVETQGEFVNSLIREVNNAVYHSIEDVVAFVKWLDDELCFLVDERAVLKHFDWPEKKADTLREAAFGYRDLKKLDLEVSSFKDDTRLPCDIALKKMVALSEKMERTVYNILRTRESLMRHCRDYQIPTDWMLDNGILSKIKFGSVKLAKMYMKRVAMELQSKAAAEKDPAMDYMLLQGVRFAFRIHQFAGGFDADTMHAFEELRYLAHLLNKK from the exons ATGAGAGAAGAGAACCCATCTGAAACCAGAGCAAGAGCAACCAAATTTTCCGACCAAAACCAAGCACCAAAGTCTCAGAACACAAAGGGCAACAGCAACACTTCAAAATTGAAGTCTGCTTCTTCATGGGGGTCTCATATAGTCAAAGGGTTCGGAGGAGACAAGAAGGCCAAGGCTCTAAGCGCTGTAACGAGCAAGAAGCCACCGCTGATGGGTTGCGATTTAGCGAATCCGAAGCCCCAAATGCCACTAGCCCCTGCTCATTCACGAGTCAAGCGTTCGCTGATCGGAGACTTATCTTGCAATGCTAATCAGGTGCACCCTCAAACGTACCAGACCCACCGGAGACAGTCTTCGCGGGACTTGTTTCTCGAGCTTGATCACCTGAGGAACCTGCTCCAGGATTCGAAAGAGAGGGAGTTTCAGCTGCAGGCAGAGCTTTCGGAATGTAAGCGAAATCCGAGGGTTTTGGAGCTGGAGAAGGAGCTGGAGGAGAAAAGGAGAGAACTGGAGGGGGTGGTGAAGAAAGTTGAGGTGCTGGAAGAGGAGAAGGCTAGTCTAGCCGAGCAATTAGCGTCGATTTCAGAGAGGAGTGAAGAGGTGTTAAAGAGAGGAGAGCAGGAATGTGGGGTGATTTCGGCGTCAGTGAGTGTGGAGATGGAGGTTTTGCAGTTGAGAAGACTCAACAAGGAGCTGCAGCTTCAGAAGAGAAACCTTGCTTGTAAACTTTCAACTGTGACAGCCCAACTGGCTTCTGTAGCTAAAGATTCTGAG AGTGACATTGTTGAGAAAATCAAAGCCGAGGCGTCTATGTTAAGGCATACGAATGAAGATTTGTGCAAACAAGTTGAAGGCTTACAGATGAATAGGTTGAATGAGGTTGAGGAGCTAGCTTACCTTAGGTGGGTCAATTCGTGCTTAAGAAATGAGTTGCAGAACTCTGAAAAGCTGCAGAGTCCGAATTCAATTGATAGGAGTAGTAAATCAGCTGGAGATTTATCAAGTAGGAGCAATGAGTATTTGGAATACAAGAGTGTGAAGAGACTGAATTTGGTGAAGAAGCTGAGGAAGTGGCCTATTGCAAATGAAGATTTGCCTAATGTGGATTCATCCCCAGATGAGCTCTTGGATAAAAGTTGGGTTGATTCAGATGAAGGAAGAAGTCCTAGGAGAAGACACTCGATAAGCGGATCCAAGTGCTTTGCGGAAGAGCTGGTGCTGACTAATAAGAGAAGACAATCTGATGGTTTTATGTGTCCTCCAGAAATTGAGAAGGATATAGAGCCAGTGGCTTCACAGAAATATGACTTGGGTATGCTTCAATGCCATGAAATTCATAAAATTCCGGCTTCATTTGATGTTGAGAAAAGGGCATTGCGCATTCCGAATCCCCCTCCTAGGCCTTCATGTTCTATTTCTAGCGGAACCAAAGCAGATGATTCAATGAAGGTTCCACCACCACCGCCTCCGcctccaccacctcctcctaAGTTTTCAGCAAGGACTAGTACTGCAGGAACTGTGCAAAGAGCCCCACAAGTAGTTGAGTTCTATCATTCTCTCATGAAAAGAGATTCCAGGAAGGATTCTTCCACTGGAGGAATATGTGATCAACCGGATGTTGCTAACGTTCGTAGTAATATGATTGGCGAAATTGAGAACCGATCATCACATTTGCTTGCT ATAAAGGCAGATGTTGAGACTCAAGGAGAATTTGTAAATTCATTGATAAGAGAGGTGAACAATGCTGTATATCATAGCATTGAAGATGTTGTGGCTTTTGTGAAGTGGCTTGATGACGAGCTTTGCTTTCTT GTGGATGAAAGAGCAGTCCTAAAGCACTTTGATTGGCCAGAAAAGAAAGCAGACACACTGCGAGAAGCAGCTTTTGGGTATAGAGATCTTAAGAAACTGGACCTTGAAGTGTCTTCTTTCAAAGATGATACTCGATTGCCATGTGATATTGCACTCAAGAAAATGGTTGCCTTGTCTGAAAA GATGGAGCGTACAGTTTACAACATTCTCCGAACAAGAGAGTCCTTGATGCGTCATTGCAGGGATTATCAGATACCAACAGACTGGATGCTTGACAATGGCATTTTAAGCAAG ATAAAATTTGGCTCAGTCAAGCTAGCAAAGATGTATATGAAGAGGGTGGCTATGGAACTACAGTCAAAGGCAGCAGCAGAAAAAGATCCTGCAATGGATTATATGCTGCTTCAGGGAGTGAGATTTGCCTTTAGAATTCATCAG TTTGCAGGAGGATTTGATGCAGACACAATGCATGCATTTGAAGAACTTCGATACCTTGCCCATCTTCTGAACAAAAAGTAA